The Streptomyces sp. NBC_01317 genomic interval TGCGAGGGCGATGGCGGCTCTGTTCTGCCGCTGTCCGTCGTCCCCGCCCTGACGTACGGTTCGGGCAGATGAGAGAAACACCCCGCTCGCAGGGGACTGCGGGCGACACCGGTTCGGGGCGTCCCCAGCACCGTTCCGGCCGTGCCTTCGCGCACACCACCGGAGCTTCAGGCTCCGGATCTCCTCACGGATCGGACGGCCGCACGGCCCAAACCCCCCGGGGCGTGCGGCACACCGGTCCTGTCGGCCGCCCTGGAACCACCCCCCCTGTTCCAGGGCGGCCGCTCTCTCATCCCTTCGCGGTCCTCTCCCGCTTCTTCTCGGTCTTCTCCGTTCCGCGCCGCCCGTGGCACTCCCGGCGCGCGTGGCTCTTCACGCTGTGCGCGGTCCTCTTCGCCCTCGTCACCTGGCAGGCCGCCGCCGGCGGTCCGGTACGCCGGGCCGACGAGCGTCTGGAGCTGTCCCTCGCGGGTCACGGCCCCCGGCCCCTGACCGAACTCTTCGCCGATCTCGGCAGTGTGGTCGTCGCCCTGCCCGTCCTGGCGCTGGTTCTCGGGTACGTGGTGTGGCGCGGGCGGCCCGACCGGGCTCTGGCCGCCGCGCTCACCATGGTGGCCGTGCCCGTCCTGGTCGTCCCGCTCAAGTTCTGGATCGACCGGCGGGGACCGCTGACCGACGCCACCGGGTACTACCCGTCCGGCCATACGGCGACCGCGATGGTCGCGTACGGAGCGGCGGCGCTGCTCCTCGCCCCGTACGCCGGCCTCAGACGGACGGTGCCCGTCGCCGTCCTGCTCACCCTGGCGACGGGCACCGGTCTGCTCCTGCGTGGCTACCACTGGCCGCTGGACGTCCTCGGCAGTCTGGCGCTCGGCGGGATGCTGCTGCTCCTGCTGGACCGGGCGCTGCGGGCAGCGGACTCCCGGCGAGCGGAGCGGTCAGGGAAAGCGGCGGGCGTCAGCGGTCACGGGAAGTAGGCGTCGAAGTTCCGCGAGAACTCCTGGCCGTTGAACCGGTCCCAGTTGATCGACCAGGTCATCAGTCCGCGCAGCGCGGGCCAGGTGCCGTGGGTCTGGTAGGAACCGCAGTCCGTCTTCTTCGTGAGGCAGTTCAGCGCCTTGTTGACCTCGGTCGGGGTGGTGTAGCCGTTGCCCGCCTGGGTCGAGGCCGGGAGGCCGATGGCGACCTGGTCGGGGCGCAGCGCCGGGAAGACCCGTGACGTGTTGCCGGCCACCGGGAAGCCGGTGAGCAGCATGTCGGTCATGGCGATGTGGAAGTCGGCGCCGCCCATGGAGTGGTACTGGTTGTCGAGGCCCATGATCGAGCCCGAGTTGTAGTCCTGGACGTGCAGCAGGGTGAGGTCGTCGCGCAGGGCGTGGATGACCGGCAGGTACGCGCCGGCGCGCGGGTCCTGGCCGCCCCAGGGGCCCGAGCCGTAGTACTGGTAGCCGAGCTGTACGAAGAAGGTCTCGGGGGCCATGGTGAGGACGAAGCCCGCCCCGTACTTGGCCTTGAGGGTCTTGATCGCGGAGATCAGGTTGACGATGACCGGGGTGGTGGGGCTGCGGAAGT includes:
- a CDS encoding phosphatase PAP2 family protein, giving the protein MRHTGPVGRPGTTPPVPGRPLSHPFAVLSRFFSVFSVPRRPWHSRRAWLFTLCAVLFALVTWQAAAGGPVRRADERLELSLAGHGPRPLTELFADLGSVVVALPVLALVLGYVVWRGRPDRALAAALTMVAVPVLVVPLKFWIDRRGPLTDATGYYPSGHTATAMVAYGAAALLLAPYAGLRRTVPVAVLLTLATGTGLLLRGYHWPLDVLGSLALGGMLLLLLDRALRAADSRRAERSGKAAGVSGHGK